One window of the Marmota flaviventris isolate mMarFla1 chromosome 2, mMarFla1.hap1, whole genome shotgun sequence genome contains the following:
- the Ttll13 gene encoding tubulin polyglutamylase TTLL13 — protein MEPSTCKTSESEEDSVEEEESEEECVKEEDTTPSNSSQQALSKADYKAFENGDPLAIIAKKIPKKIIAPTDTDDLEVGRRKRRRKCRPLAINLTNCKYESVRRAAQMCGLKEVGEDEEWTVYWTDCSVSLERVMDMKRFQKINHFPGMTEICRKDLLARNLNRMQKLYPTEYNIFPRTWCLPADYGDFQSYGWQRKTRTYICKPDSGCQGRGIFITRNPREIKPGEHMICQQYISKPFLIDGFKFDIRIYVLITSCDPLRIFMYEEGLARFATMPYVEPSHNNLEDVCMHLTNYAINKHNENFVRDDAVGSKRKLSTLNAWLREHSYNPRELWGNIEDIIIKTVISAHSILRHNYRTCFPQYLSSGTCACFEILGFDVLLDHKLKPWLLEVNHSPSFTTDSRLDREVKDALLCDAMTLVNLRGCDKKKVLEEDKRRVKERLLQSHQQPREARREQIESSHAAMQDQERYEDSHLGGYRRIYPGPDTGKYEPFFKHNGSLFQETAASKAREECARQQLEEIRLKQEQQENSGTKRRKENKDQNQGESAGEKSRSRAGPRGLFTYLAYRNRKREKEPKSIHLDIMQPQDIVEEEELERMKALIQRENLIRSLGIVEQLTRMLHPSHRGQKKLHEYQPRFHQDGLGSQEVQSVSLVPLVLLRGATSEQGQPHFLQPLRPHELIPRILGPLPSTNAAIPQHSRCHLQPKTFNWIGDPAAIGPCSLSMRKAGRHYFSSARVRVTSQGQASRRLEAINQALAVSVPSTLTPKHGYLLQTERTLPSMVKSEHRTAKARDLTLCPASAPVLQHSSTILNVSQHR, from the exons ATGGAACCGAGTACCTGTAAGACCAGTGAATCTGAGGAAGACTCTGTTGAGGAAGAGGAATCTGAGGAGGAGTGTGTTAAAGAGGAAGATACCACCCCTTCTAACTCTTCACAGCAGGCACTCTCAAAGGCAGACTATAAGGCATTTGAGAATGGGGATCCCTTAGCCATTATAGCcaagaaaattccaaagaaaatcaTAGCCCCAACTGACACAGATGACTTAGAAgttgggaggagaaagagaaggcgGAAATGCAG ACCCTTGGCCATCAACCTGACCAACTGCAAGTATGAAAGTG TGCGGCGGGCAGCCCAAATGTGTGGCCTGAAAGAAGTGGGGGAGGACGAAGAATGGACTGTGTATTGGACAGATTGCTCCGTCTCACTGGAACGAGTCATGGACATGAAGAGGTTTCAG AAAATCAATCACTTTCCCGGCATGACAGAAATCTGCCGCAAAGATCTGCTGGCTCGGAATCTCAACCGCATGCAGAAACTCTATCCTACCGAGTACAACATCTTCCCCCGTACCTGGTGCCTCCCTGCAGA CTACGGGGACTTCCAGTCCTATGGTTGGCAGCGAAAAACCCGCACTTATATCTGCAAGCCAGACAGTGGCTGTCAGGGACGTGGCATCTTCATCACCCGGAACCCCCGTGAGATCAAGCCAGGAGAGCACATGATCTGCCAGCAGTACATCTCCAAG CCTTTCCTTATTGATGGCTTCAAGTTTGATATACGAATCTACGTCCTGATCACATCCTGTGACCCTCTTCGGATCTTCATGTATGAGGAGGGCCTGGCCCGCTTTGCCACCATGCCATATGTGGAGCCCAGCCACAACAACCTG GAAGATGTCTGCATGCACCTGACTAACTATGCTATCAACAAACACAATGAGAATTTTGTCCGGGATGATGCTGTGGGCAGTAAGAG GAAGCTGTCAACACTCAACGCCTGGCTGCGAGAACACAGCTACAACCCCCGAGAGCTGTGGGGCAACATCGAGGACATCATCATCAAAACTGTCATCTCAGCCCACTCTATTCTTCGCCACAACTACCGAACTTGTTTTCCTCAATATCTGAGTAGTGGTACATGTGCCTGTTTTGAGATCCTTGGTTTTGATGTTTTGCTGGACCACAAGCTGAAGCCCTGGCTGCTGGAG GTAAATCACTCTCCAAGCTTCACTACAGACTCCCGCCTTGATCGAGAGGTGAAGGATGCACTTCTTTGTGATGCCATGACCCTTGTTAACCTCCGGGGttgtgacaaaaaaaaagtgttagagGAGGACAAGCGGAGAGTCAAGGAAAGGCTTTTGCAGAGCCACCAACAGCCACGAGAAGCCAG GCGAGAACAGATCGAGTCGTCCCATGCAGCCATGCAGGACCAGGAACGATATGAGGATTCCCACCTGGGGGGCTATCGGCGGATCTATCCTGGGCCTGACACAGGGAAGTATGAACCCTTCTTCAAGCACAATGGCTCCCTCTTCCAGGAGACTGCTGCCTCCAAAGCCAGAGAAGAGTGTGCCAG GCAGCAACTAGAAGAGATCCGCCTGAAGCAGGAACAGCAGGAGAATTCAGGCACTAAGAGGCGAAAGGAAAACAAGGACCAGAACCAGGGTGAATCAGCTGGGGAGAAGAGCCGATCCAGGGCAGGGCCCCGGGGCCTTTTCACCTACTTGGCTTACAGGAATCGGAAGCGGGAGAAAGAG CCCAAATCAATACACCTGGATATTATGCAACCTCAAGATATTGTGGAAGAGGAGGAGCTAGAGCGGATGAAGGCCCTGATACAAAGGGAGAATCTCATTCGAAGCCTGGGTATTGTAGAGCAGCTGACCCGCATGCTACACCCCAGTCACAGGGGCCAGAAAAAACTTCATGAGTATCAG CCTAGATTTCACCAGGACGGGCTGGGCAGTCAAGAAGTGCAATCTGTGAGTCTGGTCCCATTGGTGCTCCTAAGAGGGGCTACCTCAGAGCAGGGCCAGCCTCATTTCCTGCAACCACTTCGGCCCCATGAATTGATCCCCAGGATCTTAGGGCCACTGCCAAGCACGAATGCTGCAATCCCACAACATTCCCGGTGCCATCTGCAGCCCAAGACCTTCAACTGGATAGGAGATCCAGCAGCCATCGGTCCCTGTTCATTGTCAATGAGGAAAGCTGGGAGGCACTATTTTTCCAGCGCTAGAGTCAGGGTCACTAGCC AAGGCCAAGCCAGCAGAAGGCTAGAAGCCATAAACCAAGCCCTGGCAGTATCAGTGCCATCCACTTTAACCCCAAAGCATGGCTATCTTCTGCAGACTGAACGCACATTGCCTTCCATGGTAAAGTCTGAACACAGAACAGCCAAGGCCAGGGATCTCACCCTCTGCCCTGCCTCTGCACCTGTTCTGCAGCATTCCAGTACAATTCTTAACGTTAGCCAGCACAGGTAA